One window from the genome of Novipirellula galeiformis encodes:
- the rpsU gene encoding 30S ribosomal protein S21: protein MVKLVVRDRETIQEAVRRFRKLVERSGIKKEMRRREYYEKPSETNRRNRLRAERRSRRTRLLSR, encoded by the coding sequence ATGGTAAAGTTAGTGGTTCGTGACCGTGAAACGATTCAGGAGGCAGTACGTCGATTCCGCAAGTTAGTCGAGCGAAGTGGCATCAAGAAAGAGATGCGTCGTCGTGAGTACTACGAAAAGCCTAGCGAAACCAATCGTCGTAACCGCCTGCGAGCCGAGCGTCGTTCTCGCCGAACCCGTTTACTAAGCCGATAG
- a CDS encoding 2-dehydropantoate 2-reductase, producing the protein MNKQRYAIIGAGALGGLYGGMLARQGFEVHFLLHSDFQHVTEHGLKVESIWGDFHLRDLHVHATAATMPACDVTLVGLKTTQNHLLAELLPPPTRDGGTVLVLQNGLNVEQDSAKVVGPERVFGGCCFLCSNKVGPGHIRHIDHGKIVFGKYFAQASSANSRLDHDESVGQGETAGQGESVGQDESVGKIGQQICDDLNSAGIPTEFSGDLAMVRWRKLLWNIPFNSLSVILNASTKQIMDNPHASAMAESIVNEVHQAAAACGVDIPTKFIETTLEQTRKMAPYDSSMRLDYLNKRPMEAEAILGNPVLAAQKAGYTMQRVEMLYQQLKYIDYSNS; encoded by the coding sequence ATGAACAAGCAACGCTACGCAATCATTGGTGCTGGTGCCCTCGGCGGACTCTACGGAGGCATGTTGGCTCGGCAAGGTTTCGAGGTCCACTTCCTTCTGCACAGCGACTTTCAGCATGTCACCGAGCATGGGCTAAAGGTCGAGAGCATTTGGGGGGATTTTCACCTGCGTGATCTTCACGTGCACGCCACTGCGGCGACCATGCCAGCCTGTGACGTCACCCTGGTCGGGCTGAAAACGACTCAAAATCACCTGCTCGCCGAACTGTTGCCGCCCCCGACACGCGACGGCGGAACCGTGCTCGTGCTACAAAACGGGCTGAACGTCGAGCAGGATTCGGCCAAAGTCGTAGGCCCCGAACGGGTTTTCGGAGGCTGCTGCTTTTTATGCAGCAACAAAGTCGGCCCAGGCCACATTCGCCATATCGACCACGGCAAGATCGTATTTGGCAAGTACTTCGCCCAGGCCTCCTCGGCCAACTCACGCCTCGATCATGACGAGAGCGTGGGGCAGGGCGAGACCGCAGGCCAGGGCGAGAGCGTGGGCCAGGACGAGAGCGTGGGTAAAATTGGCCAGCAAATTTGCGACGACCTCAACTCCGCGGGCATCCCCACCGAGTTCTCCGGCGACCTCGCCATGGTCCGCTGGCGAAAACTGCTGTGGAACATTCCTTTCAACAGTCTGTCAGTGATCCTGAACGCGTCGACCAAACAGATCATGGACAATCCGCACGCCAGTGCGATGGCTGAATCGATCGTCAACGAAGTGCACCAGGCTGCCGCAGCCTGTGGGGTCGATATCCCCACAAAGTTCATCGAGACCACCCTCGAGCAAACTCGCAAAATGGCGCCGTACGACAGTAGTATGCGACTGGATTACCTGAACAAACGACCGATGGAAGCCGAAGCGATCCTGGGCAACCCCGTCTTGGCGGCCCAAAAAGCGGGGTACACGATGCAGCGCGTCGAAATGCTTTACCAGCAGCTCAAGTACATCGATTACAGCAATTCTTGA
- a CDS encoding NPCBM/NEW2 domain-containing protein, producing the protein MLTNTVLLILLSVIPVRVTTSDGDAFKGDFAGMGSGELRMQVAGEAQTFSFDGLSLLMPEQVPEETGPTMRVMLSSGSVIAAQDLSLEDETLTIEPRRQATLQVPIKQVRAIRFRAATAAVNPAWLAKLEDNRRGDTLAIRREGDKLDFIEGVVTAISSESVRVEIDGDEIEAPLARLEGVIFGGTSVATNPGDIQIVDTYGSRWSVASLLPSEADEPLKLKLADSIAHTLPMDQVESIRWTGGLSLLATLQPASVSHTEFIETKLDRGMLKAWFDPKADSETGQDLLMYGRSTIEYRIDEGFKTFAAGVRRDGSVSKANDAIVRVYVDDKMLWEETVQGDRPLGLELSVAEGSRLKIEVDPGSQGDLGGTIRIVRPRFLR; encoded by the coding sequence ATGCTGACAAATACAGTTTTGCTAATCTTGCTGAGCGTGATTCCGGTGCGTGTTACGACGTCCGATGGCGATGCGTTCAAAGGCGACTTTGCAGGCATGGGCTCTGGCGAGTTGCGAATGCAGGTGGCGGGGGAAGCACAGACGTTTTCGTTTGATGGTCTGTCGCTGCTGATGCCCGAGCAGGTTCCCGAAGAGACCGGACCGACGATGCGGGTGATGTTGTCGTCAGGCTCCGTGATTGCGGCTCAAGATTTGTCGCTCGAGGACGAGACGTTGACGATCGAGCCTCGGCGGCAAGCAACCTTACAGGTGCCGATCAAACAGGTGCGGGCGATTCGGTTTCGCGCGGCTACCGCGGCGGTGAACCCCGCTTGGTTGGCAAAGCTCGAAGATAATCGACGCGGTGATACGCTCGCGATCCGGCGCGAAGGCGACAAGCTTGACTTTATCGAAGGGGTCGTGACCGCAATTTCATCCGAGTCGGTGCGTGTCGAGATTGATGGAGACGAGATCGAGGCACCGCTTGCCCGGCTCGAAGGCGTTATCTTTGGGGGAACGTCGGTCGCCACTAACCCAGGCGACATCCAAATCGTTGATACCTACGGATCCCGTTGGTCGGTCGCCTCGTTACTGCCGAGCGAAGCGGACGAGCCGTTGAAGTTGAAGCTGGCCGACTCGATCGCACACACGTTGCCGATGGATCAAGTCGAGTCGATTCGCTGGACCGGGGGATTGTCGCTCTTGGCAACGCTCCAGCCCGCAAGCGTCTCGCACACCGAATTCATTGAGACGAAGCTCGATCGCGGCATGTTGAAAGCGTGGTTCGACCCCAAGGCCGATTCGGAAACGGGACAAGATTTGTTGATGTACGGCCGCTCGACGATCGAATATCGCATCGACGAAGGATTTAAAACGTTTGCTGCAGGCGTGCGTCGCGATGGATCGGTCAGTAAAGCAAATGATGCGATCGTGCGTGTCTATGTCGACGACAAAATGCTGTGGGAGGAAACGGTCCAAGGCGATCGCCCGCTCGGGCTCGAGTTGTCGGTCGCGGAGGGCAGTCGATTAAAGATCGAAGTGGATCCCGGTTCACAGGGAGACCTTGGTGGCACGATTCGGATCGTGCGACCAAGATTCTTGCGATAG